The Pseudomonadota bacterium genome includes a window with the following:
- a CDS encoding glycosyltransferase family 4 protein — protein MRIAFIADGRAENFRRLVQHFAKQDDTVYVLSTYPCGALEGAQVYTLPGIVRANNALVKQSDMQDQVEWQVCFGRRLLLSELGQRLFPLWNIVKTINMLPQMLVARRILRSFKPDIVVAFRTQNEGYVAALTGIHPWVLFTQGSDFIYMANRHRLHAWLTSITAQRADALMTDCQRDIDLAKQYGFSKNNPSLLLPGNGGVDLSIYQPGVAASQRERWVVYPRGLAPFIRLDTLLQSILMLQKEPDYSDIRYKLFVTTAVIPKVESMVHRQRLNMNKIEILPFTSQNKFAAFLQKSAVIVSPSLTDGTPNSMLEAMACGAFPVISDLESIREWIRHGENGLLFDPTQPQDLTNCLKVAIDNVVLRQQAQEQNLEIIHKRADYKQVMPKLKLFLKEISDI, from the coding sequence TTGCGAATTGCATTTATCGCTGATGGGCGAGCAGAAAATTTCCGCCGTTTGGTGCAACACTTTGCCAAACAGGACGACACGGTTTATGTGCTCAGTACGTATCCTTGCGGAGCATTGGAGGGAGCCCAGGTGTACACGCTGCCAGGGATTGTGCGAGCCAACAATGCACTTGTCAAGCAATCTGACATGCAGGATCAGGTCGAATGGCAAGTATGCTTTGGTCGACGGTTGCTGTTGAGCGAGTTGGGTCAGCGGCTCTTTCCGCTATGGAATATCGTCAAGACAATTAATATGTTGCCACAGATGCTTGTGGCGCGCCGTATTCTCCGCAGTTTTAAACCTGATATTGTGGTGGCTTTCCGTACCCAGAACGAAGGATACGTTGCAGCGCTGACCGGAATTCATCCATGGGTCTTGTTTACCCAGGGGTCAGATTTTATTTACATGGCGAATCGCCATCGATTGCATGCTTGGCTGACCAGCATTACGGCTCAACGCGCGGATGCATTGATGACAGATTGTCAACGTGATATCGATTTGGCAAAGCAATATGGTTTTTCAAAGAATAACCCTTCACTCTTATTACCGGGTAATGGGGGAGTTGACCTTTCGATTTATCAACCAGGTGTCGCAGCCAGTCAACGTGAACGCTGGGTAGTCTATCCACGTGGTTTGGCACCCTTCATACGCCTTGACACTTTGCTACAAAGTATTTTGATGTTACAGAAAGAACCTGATTACTCAGATATCCGCTATAAGCTGTTTGTTACAACCGCAGTTATTCCTAAAGTTGAGTCCATGGTTCATCGACAGCGACTCAATATGAACAAAATAGAAATTCTACCCTTCACATCTCAAAATAAATTTGCGGCTTTCCTGCAGAAATCTGCAGTTATAGTATCGCCTTCGCTTACCGATGGTACACCAAACAGCATGTTAGAGGCCATGGCATGCGGTGCCTTTCCTGTTATTAGCGATCTTGAATCTATCCGGGAGTGGATTAGACATGGTGAAAATGGTCTATTGTTTGATCCAACACAGCCACAAGATTTAACTAATTGTTTAAAAGTGGCAATAGACAATGTTGTGCTTCGGCAGCAAGCACAAGAACAGAATTTAGAAATTATACACAAACGAGCAGATTACAAACAGGTGATGCCTAAACTCAAACTGTTTCTCAAAGAGATATCTGACATCTAG